One part of the Nostoc sp. PCC 7120 = FACHB-418 genome encodes these proteins:
- a CDS encoding glycosyltransferase encodes MILVTVGTEQYPFNRLMSWIEVLLQTELIQEEIIVQYGNSTILPAGARVYRFLKEEKFQELIHQARIVIAHCGEGTLLLLDSLDKPYILVSRSQQYQEHVDDHQVELGLALSQINVPVAWSPGDLVRFIQAPRQVSVADVSHASAIALCRSLERRFAQPLKELSVGISK; translated from the coding sequence ATGATTTTGGTCACAGTTGGTACGGAACAATATCCTTTTAATCGCCTCATGTCTTGGATTGAGGTATTACTACAGACGGAATTAATTCAAGAAGAAATTATCGTACAGTATGGTAACTCGACAATTTTGCCTGCTGGGGCTAGGGTTTACCGTTTCCTCAAAGAAGAGAAATTTCAGGAGTTAATTCATCAAGCGCGAATTGTGATTGCTCATTGTGGTGAAGGAACTTTACTACTGTTGGATTCTCTGGATAAGCCTTATATTTTGGTTTCTCGCTCTCAGCAATATCAGGAACACGTTGATGATCATCAAGTAGAACTTGGTTTAGCTTTATCACAGATTAATGTTCCTGTTGCTTGGTCGCCTGGTGATTTAGTGCGATTTATTCAAGCTCCCAGACAAGTCTCAGTTGCCGATGTTTCCCATGCTTCGGCGATCGCTCTTTGTCGAAGTCTAGAACGCCGTTTTGCTCAACCCCTCAAAGAATTATCAGTAGGTATATCCAAATGA
- a CDS encoding glycosyltransferase family 2 protein, whose amino-acid sequence MTHASILISVIIPAYNAAKFLPDAIASVEKQTFTDWELLIINDGSTDDTIEVVREHQKTSDCIYLINQTNQGVSAARNQGVAHSQGQIIAFLDADDQWLPDKLSQHWQHFQSNSRLGVSFAQVEILDQAGEPTGQVSTSRLNDLKPEYFLSENPTTTTSNWVIRKEVFTQVGGFCLDMSYSEDLEWLLRVSSTTDWQIQGINQVLTRYRTSSSGLSSNLYYMEAGWKQLVNRARIYAPQLVHNHFALAQAVHLRYLARRAFRLKLPARVGVDFITRALISDWRLLFHQPQRTFFTLLAVFGALVMERVFGLNTHRGSTAKAEPFRGSIP is encoded by the coding sequence ATGACCCACGCAAGCATATTGATATCGGTGATTATTCCCGCTTACAATGCTGCTAAATTTTTGCCGGATGCGATCGCCTCTGTAGAAAAGCAAACTTTCACCGATTGGGAATTACTGATAATTAATGATGGTTCTACGGATGACACAATTGAAGTTGTCAGAGAACATCAAAAAACGAGCGATTGCATCTATCTAATTAATCAGACCAATCAGGGAGTTTCTGCTGCTCGTAATCAGGGTGTCGCTCATAGCCAAGGTCAAATCATCGCCTTTCTAGATGCCGATGATCAATGGCTACCTGACAAACTCAGTCAGCACTGGCAACATTTTCAGTCTAATTCTCGCTTAGGAGTCAGCTTTGCTCAAGTAGAAATATTAGATCAGGCTGGTGAACCAACTGGACAAGTATCCACTTCTCGTTTAAACGACTTAAAACCAGAATATTTCCTTTCAGAAAACCCGACAACTACCACTTCTAACTGGGTGATTCGTAAAGAAGTTTTTACCCAAGTGGGGGGCTTCTGTTTGGACATGAGCTATTCCGAAGATTTGGAATGGCTACTCAGGGTGAGTTCTACCACAGATTGGCAAATCCAGGGAATCAACCAAGTGTTGACGCGCTATCGCACAAGTTCTAGTGGGCTTTCTTCTAACTTGTACTATATGGAAGCTGGTTGGAAGCAACTTGTCAACAGGGCGAGAATTTATGCACCTCAATTGGTACATAATCATTTTGCTTTAGCTCAGGCTGTGCATCTACGTTATTTAGCTCGGCGGGCTTTTCGTTTGAAGTTACCAGCACGGGTAGGGGTGGATTTTATTACCCGTGCTTTAATTTCCGATTGGCGGTTATTGTTTCACCAACCACAGCGTACTTTTTTCACTTTGCTGGCTGTGTTTGGGGCGTTGGTGATGGAGAGGGTTTTTGGACTTAATACACACAGAGGCAGTACCGCTAAGGCAGAACCCTTTCGCGGCAGTATCCCTTAG
- a CDS encoding STAS domain-containing protein, which translates to MYSNVNTKIIQPSGFFDGKKGRQIHEEISKTITSDVTTILIDFQFVTFMDSSGFGTLLLTLKTVRQKKARLALCSINEQIKMILELSDTSKVFEVFPDQAAFMQTVTQY; encoded by the coding sequence ATGTATTCCAATGTAAACACCAAGATTATTCAACCTAGTGGTTTTTTTGATGGTAAAAAAGGCAGACAAATTCATGAAGAAATCAGCAAAACTATTACATCAGATGTCACAACTATTTTGATTGATTTTCAATTTGTTACTTTTATGGATAGCTCTGGATTTGGCACTCTACTATTGACTTTAAAAACAGTCCGACAGAAAAAAGCTAGGTTGGCACTCTGTTCAATCAACGAACAAATTAAGATGATTCTTGAACTGAGCGATACATCAAAAGTTTTTGAAGTATTTCCTGATCAAGCAGCTTTTATGCAAACAGTTACACAGTATTAA
- a CDS encoding sugar transferase, protein MISPHTKTPISLVITRIHGTLLVQLPPRLTVIEAISFREYFQSWIEDSSLTKIILDFGQTTIIDSSGVGSLISNHKSAQAKKIELIFWSIHPQVKLAFSLVGLEQILNIEANTDAIVPTATRKIEQRPPLTHPSVRSPMKRAIDIVGAVIGLSVTAVLFVPIAIAIKLDSPGPVLFSQTRCGWMGRRFRIWKFRSMVTNAEALKDTIPNQASGAFFKNDKDPRITRVGRFLRKTSLDEFPQFWNILTGDMSLVGTRPPTPNELEHYEVANWQRLDVKPGLSGEWQVNGRSKIRNFEDVIQLDLRYQNNWSLVYDLKLILKTIIVVFKKDSGAV, encoded by the coding sequence ATGATTAGCCCTCATACCAAAACCCCAATTTCTCTAGTTATAACTCGGATTCATGGCACTTTATTAGTGCAGTTACCGCCAAGATTAACGGTAATTGAAGCTATATCTTTCCGCGAGTATTTTCAAAGTTGGATAGAAGACTCTAGCTTGACTAAGATTATCTTAGATTTTGGTCAAACCACAATTATTGATAGTAGTGGTGTGGGGTCATTAATTAGTAATCATAAATCAGCACAAGCAAAAAAGATTGAATTAATCTTTTGGAGTATTCATCCTCAAGTTAAATTGGCTTTTTCTCTTGTCGGTTTGGAGCAGATATTGAACATCGAAGCCAATACAGATGCAATTGTCCCGACAGCAACACGCAAAATTGAGCAGCGTCCACCCTTAACCCATCCATCGGTGCGATCGCCTATGAAACGTGCGATCGACATTGTGGGGGCTGTCATCGGCTTGAGTGTTACCGCCGTGCTGTTTGTGCCGATAGCGATCGCTATTAAACTCGATAGTCCTGGTCCTGTATTATTTAGCCAAACTCGTTGCGGTTGGATGGGACGACGGTTTCGCATCTGGAAGTTCCGCTCGATGGTGACAAATGCAGAAGCACTCAAAGATACTATTCCTAATCAAGCTTCTGGTGCTTTCTTTAAAAATGACAAAGACCCACGAATTACCCGTGTTGGTCGCTTCTTACGTAAAACTAGCTTAGATGAATTTCCCCAATTTTGGAATATTCTCACAGGAGATATGAGTTTGGTCGGGACTCGTCCACCAACTCCCAATGAATTAGAACATTATGAAGTAGCAAATTGGCAAAGACTGGATGTCAAGCCTGGACTTAGTGGTGAGTGGCAAGTCAATGGCCGTTCAAAGATTCGTAATTTTGAGGATGTCATTCAGTTAGATTTGCGTTATCAAAATAATTGGAGTTTAGTTTACGATCTCAAATTAATTTTAAAAACAATCATAGTTGTTTTTAAAAAGGATTCAGGGGCAGTCTAA
- a CDS encoding trifunctional serine/threonine-protein kinase/ATP-binding protein/sensor histidine kinase translates to MVKLTGYQIVEKIYDSANSEVYRSIRQEDNQSVIIKVLKQEYPTPIELTRYKQEYEITRNLDFDGVIKAYSLEPYYRTLVIILEDFGGTDLRDFHNINSIEKFLAIAIKITDTLAQIHAANVIHKDINPSNIVFNPKTGEVKIIDFGIATVFTRENTTLKHPNVLEGTLAYISPEQTGRMNRALDYRTDFYSLGVTFYELLTKQLPFDTTDSLELVYCHLAKQPIPPHEIHSNIPKTLSDIVMKLMAKTAEERYQSALGIKADLEFCLTQYQEGKNTSFSLGSQDISDKFQIPQKLYGREGEINNLLTAFTRVSQGTTEMMLVAGYSGIGKSTLVQEIYKPITERRGYFIAGKFDQFQKNIPYSAVVKAFQSLIRQLLTENETQLQEWKNKLLTVLGINAQVIIDVIPELELIIGKQPAVQELGPAESQNRFNLVFHNFIHVFCQKEHPLAIFLDDLQWADSATLKLIDLIMRDKKLGYLFLIGAYRDNEVHINHPTIITIEGLKKSGLTIKEINLLPLNLETVNQLISESIYSDFISAQPLAELVLSKTGGNPFFVNQFLKTLYQEDLLIFDFSSLSWHWNIVQIEELGITDNVVDLMINKLKKLPVNTQQILRLSACVGNSFDLSTLAIISEKSTFSTFRDLLPATQEGLIVPTSDLEITEADLVKSPLLIINYKFLHDRVQQAAYALIDQDKKRNIHLQIGQLLLQNISETELANRIFEVVDHLNISWELLINDIQRVELSQLNLAAAKKAKEANAYSAALQYLISGINILPGDIWCEHYNLALNLHWERSEVEYLLGNFPQSQSLISILLEQAKTNLEKAKIYNLLIVQYTLLGNLNQAIASGRKGLALLGIYLPESDFEANLEVLINEANQLIANQDIAEFINKPEMVIPEKIVALHLLMNIDPASYLADQKLYKIIVLESLNLSLKYGNLGESVKGYTNYGMLLGAIWGDYQTGYEFGKLALKVSEKFNNLAQKCKACFVLANFQTNWVKHIKFTRAINQEGYHAGLESGDLQFAGYILAFQLFNTLFEGVVLEDVLAELDNGLEFVQRNQNQWAKDTMLAARLGLFNITSRTSDKLDFGISEISEDEYLTGCENRHSFAPLFCYLTFKSQILYLYDEDLAALKCSLEAEKYLEYLKGLIPVADQNFYQSLILASTYLKVTPEEQAEFWQKLLNNQKLMKLWADNSPENFLHKYLLVEAEIARISGQYLEAMNLYDQAIKSAQEYEFTQNVALANELAAKFWLSQGRENIAKIYMIDAHYSYQLWGAERKLEDILAKYPQLLGKTPVMGGVKNSLSTNHDVITTHNRRGEFLDIATVVKASQAISGEIVLSELLKKLMSITIENAGASNGCLILNRNEQLKIEVSINIEGSVCIHSSTPLSEDSLPLSVINYVARTYEDVVLSDAIDEPNFGNDLYIQSHKPKSVLATAIINQGKLIGILYLENNLTIDFFTSDRLEILQLLCSQAAISLENALLYEQLEYYSRNLEIKVEERTSQLKAAQNKIIAQEKLASLGLLTAGVAHEIRNPLNFVNNFAAISAELGKEILAEIENQSETLNSELIEYIKGTITDIVDNSVEIEQQGLRADNIIQNMLLLARSDSNNQPQFTDINSLLETAVQLAYHSLSNKLNGFNITIDTDYDSSLPEVAIIFQDISRALINIVDNACYAAYKKKQEVGDKFIPKLFVKTQNQGESLLIIIRDNGQGIAPEVIDKIFNPFFTTKPPGEGTGLGLSLIHDIVVGQHQGDIKINTEVGEYTEFVLTIPINLSFPEYQGCKYD, encoded by the coding sequence ATGGTAAAGCTCACAGGTTATCAAATAGTAGAAAAAATATATGACAGCGCTAACTCTGAAGTATATAGAAGTATCAGGCAGGAGGACAACCAAAGCGTTATAATCAAAGTCCTCAAGCAGGAATATCCTACACCTATAGAATTAACTAGATATAAGCAAGAATACGAAATTACTCGTAATCTAGATTTTGATGGTGTGATTAAAGCTTATAGTTTAGAACCATATTATAGAACATTAGTCATAATCTTAGAAGACTTTGGTGGTACAGATTTAAGAGATTTCCATAATATTAATTCTATAGAGAAATTTTTGGCGATCGCTATCAAAATTACTGATACTCTAGCGCAAATTCACGCTGCTAATGTTATTCACAAAGATATTAATCCATCAAATATAGTTTTTAATCCCAAAACAGGCGAAGTTAAAATCATTGACTTTGGTATTGCTACAGTCTTTACGCGTGAAAATACCACTCTCAAGCACCCCAATGTTTTAGAAGGTACTCTAGCCTATATTTCACCTGAACAAACAGGAAGAATGAACCGCGCCCTTGATTATCGGACGGATTTTTATTCTTTAGGTGTGACTTTTTATGAATTATTAACTAAACAATTACCTTTTGATACCACTGATTCCTTAGAGCTAGTCTATTGTCACCTAGCTAAACAACCCATTCCTCCCCATGAAATCCACTCAAATATACCCAAAACTCTCTCGGATATTGTCATGAAATTGATGGCAAAAACTGCTGAGGAGAGATATCAAAGTGCGTTGGGTATTAAAGCAGATTTAGAATTTTGTTTAACACAATACCAAGAAGGTAAAAACACATCATTTTCTCTTGGAAGTCAAGATATTTCGGATAAATTTCAAATTCCCCAAAAACTATATGGAAGAGAAGGAGAAATTAATAACTTACTAACAGCATTTACCAGAGTTAGTCAAGGAACAACAGAAATGATGCTGGTTGCTGGTTATTCTGGTATTGGTAAATCAACATTAGTCCAGGAAATTTATAAACCCATTACTGAGCGCCGGGGATATTTCATTGCGGGTAAATTTGACCAATTTCAAAAAAATATCCCTTATAGTGCAGTAGTTAAAGCATTTCAATCACTCATTCGCCAACTTTTAACAGAAAATGAAACCCAACTCCAAGAATGGAAAAATAAACTATTAACGGTTTTAGGAATCAATGCTCAGGTAATAATTGATGTGATTCCTGAATTGGAATTAATTATTGGTAAGCAACCAGCAGTTCAAGAATTAGGCCCGGCTGAATCACAGAATCGGTTTAACTTGGTCTTTCACAATTTTATTCATGTATTTTGTCAAAAAGAACACCCTTTAGCTATATTTTTAGACGATTTGCAATGGGCGGATTCTGCTACTCTCAAATTAATTGATTTAATTATGAGAGATAAAAAGTTAGGATATTTGTTTCTAATTGGCGCATATCGAGATAATGAGGTTCACATCAATCACCCTACTATTATCACTATTGAAGGATTAAAAAAATCAGGTTTGACAATTAAGGAAATTAATTTATTACCCCTAAATTTAGAAACTGTTAATCAATTAATCTCTGAAAGTATATACAGTGATTTTATCTCTGCTCAACCATTGGCAGAACTGGTACTGTCTAAAACTGGCGGTAATCCATTTTTCGTTAACCAATTTTTGAAAACGTTATATCAAGAGGACTTATTAATATTTGATTTTTCAAGTCTTAGCTGGCATTGGAATATTGTCCAAATTGAAGAACTGGGCATTACAGACAATGTTGTTGATTTGATGATCAATAAGTTAAAAAAACTGCCAGTTAATACTCAGCAAATTTTACGTTTATCTGCTTGTGTAGGTAATAGTTTTGATTTAAGTACACTAGCAATTATTTCGGAAAAATCGACTTTTAGCACTTTTAGAGACTTGCTTCCTGCTACTCAAGAAGGCCTAATTGTACCTACTTCTGATTTAGAAATTACAGAAGCAGATTTAGTTAAATCACCACTATTAATAATTAACTATAAATTTCTTCATGACAGAGTACAACAAGCAGCTTACGCCTTAATCGATCAAGATAAAAAACGTAATATTCATCTGCAAATCGGGCAACTACTGTTGCAGAATATTTCGGAGACAGAACTAGCAAATAGGATATTTGAAGTAGTAGATCATCTCAATATAAGTTGGGAACTACTCATTAATGATATTCAAAGAGTTGAATTATCTCAGTTAAATTTGGCAGCAGCTAAAAAAGCTAAAGAAGCTAACGCCTACAGTGCAGCTTTACAATATTTGATTTCAGGTATCAATATTTTACCTGGGGATATCTGGTGTGAACATTATAATTTAGCTTTGAATTTGCACTGGGAAAGGTCAGAGGTAGAGTATTTACTAGGGAATTTTCCCCAATCTCAATCTTTAATTTCTATCTTACTTGAGCAAGCAAAAACGAATCTAGAAAAAGCGAAAATTTATAATTTACTAATTGTACAGTACACTTTATTAGGCAATCTGAATCAAGCTATTGCATCAGGTCGTAAAGGTTTAGCTCTCTTGGGTATTTATTTACCAGAATCTGACTTTGAAGCTAACTTAGAAGTATTGATCAACGAGGCGAATCAACTCATAGCTAATCAAGACATTGCTGAATTTATCAATAAACCAGAGATGGTTATTCCTGAAAAAATAGTAGCATTACATTTATTAATGAATATTGATCCAGCCAGTTATCTTGCTGATCAAAAACTTTACAAAATAATTGTTTTAGAATCATTGAACTTATCACTTAAATATGGGAATTTAGGTGAATCAGTTAAGGGCTATACCAATTATGGGATGCTGCTAGGTGCTATTTGGGGAGACTATCAAACTGGTTATGAATTTGGCAAGTTAGCGCTAAAAGTTAGTGAAAAATTTAATAATTTAGCTCAGAAATGTAAAGCTTGTTTTGTACTGGCGAATTTTCAAACTAACTGGGTTAAACATATTAAATTTACGCGTGCAATCAACCAAGAAGGATATCATGCAGGGCTAGAATCGGGAGATTTACAATTTGCTGGATATATTTTGGCTTTCCAGTTATTTAATACCTTATTTGAAGGAGTCGTCTTAGAAGATGTATTAGCTGAATTAGATAACGGGTTAGAATTTGTCCAAAGAAATCAGAATCAATGGGCAAAAGATACCATGCTGGCGGCACGGCTTGGTTTATTCAATATCACATCTAGAACATCAGATAAATTAGATTTTGGTATTAGTGAAATTAGCGAAGATGAATATTTAACAGGCTGTGAAAATCGTCATAGTTTTGCGCCTTTATTTTGTTATTTAACATTTAAATCGCAAATTCTCTACCTGTATGACGAAGATTTAGCAGCACTTAAATGTTCGTTAGAAGCAGAAAAATATTTAGAATATTTAAAGGGTCTAATTCCTGTTGCTGACCAAAATTTTTATCAGTCACTAATTCTAGCATCAACATATCTCAAAGTGACTCCAGAGGAACAAGCAGAGTTTTGGCAAAAATTGCTAAATAATCAAAAATTGATGAAACTTTGGGCAGATAATAGCCCAGAAAACTTCCTGCATAAATATTTGTTAGTAGAGGCGGAAATAGCACGGATTTCTGGCCAATATTTAGAGGCGATGAACTTGTATGACCAAGCAATTAAATCAGCACAAGAATATGAATTTACCCAGAATGTAGCCTTAGCTAATGAACTAGCTGCTAAATTTTGGTTAAGTCAGGGGAGAGAAAATATTGCCAAAATTTACATGATTGATGCTCATTATAGTTATCAATTATGGGGTGCAGAACGCAAACTAGAAGATATATTGGCAAAATATCCACAACTACTAGGGAAAACGCCAGTAATGGGTGGTGTTAAAAACAGTTTATCAACTAATCATGATGTTATTACGACTCATAACCGTCGGGGCGAATTTTTAGATATAGCTACGGTCGTCAAAGCTTCACAAGCAATATCAGGAGAAATAGTTCTGAGTGAATTGTTGAAGAAATTGATGAGCATTACAATTGAAAATGCTGGCGCATCTAATGGTTGCTTAATTCTTAATCGCAACGAACAACTAAAAATAGAAGTCTCAATAAATATAGAAGGAAGTGTTTGCATACACTCCTCGACACCTTTATCTGAAGATAGTTTACCTTTATCAGTAATTAATTATGTAGCCCGGACTTATGAGGATGTAGTGTTAAGTGATGCTATTGATGAGCCTAATTTTGGAAATGATCTATATATTCAATCTCACAAACCAAAATCAGTTTTAGCAACAGCAATTATTAATCAAGGAAAATTGATAGGCATTCTCTATTTAGAGAATAACCTAACTATAGATTTTTTTACAAGCGATCGCCTAGAAATTTTGCAACTATTATGTTCGCAAGCTGCCATTTCTTTAGAGAATGCTTTACTATATGAACAGTTAGAATACTATTCCCGAAATCTAGAAATTAAAGTTGAGGAAAGAACCAGTCAATTAAAAGCCGCTCAAAATAAAATTATTGCTCAAGAAAAACTAGCTTCACTAGGGTTGCTGACTGCTGGAGTTGCCCACGAAATTAGGAATCCGCTTAATTTTGTCAATAATTTTGCAGCTATTTCTGCGGAATTAGGTAAGGAAATATTAGCAGAAATTGAGAATCAGTCTGAAACTTTAAACTCCGAATTAATTGAGTATATTAAAGGAACTATTACTGATATAGTAGACAATTCAGTAGAAATCGAGCAACAAGGGTTGAGAGCAGACAATATTATTCAAAATATGTTATTGTTGGCACGTTCCGATAGTAATAATCAACCACAATTTACTGATATAAATTCACTGCTTGAAACAGCAGTACAACTGGCTTATCATAGTCTATCTAATAAACTTAACGGTTTTAATATTACTATTGACACCGATTATGATTCCTCTTTACCAGAAGTAGCAATAATATTTCAAGATATAAGTCGAGCTTTGATTAATATTGTTGACAATGCTTGCTACGCAGCTTACAAAAAAAAGCAGGAGGTTGGTGATAAATTCATTCCAAAACTTTTTGTGAAAACCCAAAATCAGGGCGAATCATTGCTAATTATTATCCGAGATAATGGCCAAGGTATAGCACCAGAGGTGATTGATAAAATTTTCAATCCATTTTTTACTACTAAACCACCTGGTGAAGGAACAGGTTTAGGATTATCTTTGATTCACGATATTGTTGTCGGACAACACCAGGGAGATATTAAGATTAACACTGAAGTTGGAGAATATACGGAATTCGTTCTTACAATACCAATTAATTTATCCTTTCCTGAATATCAGGGTTGCAAATATGACTGA
- a CDS encoding glycosyltransferase family 2 protein, which yields MNLSVIIPVYNSESSVAETLRSVLAQTYRDLEIIIVDDGSTDKSIDICKQFQDERIRIIHQQNRGLAGARNTGIRQARGEYLAFVDSDDLWLPEKLAKHLEHFERSPEVGVSFSRSSLIDDQGKPLGIYQMPKLTDITPEYLFCRNPISNGSSVVIRRAVLDTIKFQENLYGEVEDFYFDDSFRQSEDIECWLRIALQTTWKIEGIPEALTLYRVNMGGLSANVLKQYESWERILVKTQAYNPEFIERWGNRAKAYQLRYLARRATRGRSPAMAVNLLHQAVKLHWRILIEEPHRTFISFVAAYLLWILPQFAYQPLERLVMQITGNSQEKRIQKEQILKPSI from the coding sequence ATGAATTTGTCTGTAATTATTCCCGTTTACAATTCTGAAAGTTCGGTGGCTGAGACATTGCGGTCTGTGCTGGCGCAAACATATCGAGACTTGGAAATTATCATTGTTGATGATGGTTCTACAGATAAGAGTATTGATATCTGCAAGCAATTCCAGGATGAGCGCATCAGGATTATTCATCAACAGAATCGCGGCTTGGCTGGGGCGAGAAATACAGGTATTCGTCAGGCGCGAGGGGAATATTTAGCCTTTGTTGATAGTGATGATCTTTGGCTACCGGAGAAATTAGCCAAACATTTAGAGCATTTTGAGCGATCGCCAGAAGTTGGGGTGAGTTTTTCTCGTTCTAGTCTGATTGATGACCAAGGTAAGCCTCTGGGTATTTATCAAATGCCCAAGTTAACGGACATTACACCAGAATATTTGTTCTGTCGCAATCCCATCAGTAACGGCTCCTCAGTGGTGATTCGTCGGGCTGTTTTGGACACTATCAAGTTTCAAGAGAACCTTTACGGGGAAGTAGAAGACTTTTACTTTGATGACAGTTTTCGTCAATCGGAAGACATTGAATGCTGGCTGCGAATTGCTCTCCAAACTACCTGGAAAATAGAGGGGATACCCGAAGCCCTCACCCTCTACCGTGTCAACATGGGAGGTTTATCAGCCAATGTTCTCAAACAATATGAATCTTGGGAACGGATTTTAGTCAAAACCCAAGCCTATAACCCTGAGTTTATCGAGCGATGGGGCAATAGAGCTAAAGCCTATCAACTACGATATTTAGCTCGTCGGGCGACAAGAGGGCGATCGCCTGCAATGGCAGTTAATCTACTACACCAAGCAGTGAAACTCCATTGGCGAATTCTTATAGAAGAACCCCATCGCACCTTCATCTCTTTTGTTGCAGCCTATTTACTCTGGATTCTACCACAATTTGCATACCAACCCTTAGAGAGATTAGTAATGCAAATAACTGGAAATAGCCAGGAAAAACGCATTCAAAAAGAACAAATTCTTAAGCCATCAATCTGA
- a CDS encoding ATP-binding protein has translation MSPHTDSQTHHSTLQVASDWDAVATVVEWFEKFNCKQLPYQIWIEGQTALIEGFTNAVRHAHKHLNPQTPVELAVTLDPQYFQICIWDQGDIFNFEAALEKLSEKTNDQAFNPLDHEAHWGCIFFLKLRRDYAWTVSYNRELAGRNCLFLKKNLVPKVELPNARD, from the coding sequence ATGTCACCGCACACAGATTCACAAACCCACCATTCTACTCTACAAGTTGCCAGCGACTGGGACGCAGTCGCAACAGTTGTAGAATGGTTTGAAAAATTCAACTGTAAACAGCTACCATATCAAATCTGGATAGAAGGTCAAACTGCATTAATTGAGGGCTTTACAAATGCAGTCCGTCATGCTCATAAACACTTAAATCCACAAACTCCTGTTGAGTTAGCGGTGACACTTGATCCCCAATATTTCCAGATTTGTATTTGGGATCAAGGCGATATTTTTAATTTTGAAGCAGCGTTAGAAAAGCTTAGTGAGAAAACTAACGATCAGGCATTTAATCCTTTAGATCATGAAGCTCATTGGGGTTGTATATTTTTCCTCAAACTTAGGAGAGACTATGCTTGGACAGTTAGTTATAATCGTGAATTAGCAGGTAGAAACTGCTTATTTCTCAAGAAAAATCTAGTACCTAAAGTTGAACTACCAAATGCAAGAGACTGA
- the pssD gene encoding PssD/Cps14F family polysaccharide biosynthesis glycosyltransferase: protein MKVLLICSSGGHFKGLQQLQPFWENHERVWVTFKTATTQAALTEEKVYWAYSPTNRNLPNLFRNLLLAFQVISKTKPDLILSTGAGVAVPFLILGKLFGSQTVFVESVTRIITLSLSARLVLPFLSVLYVQWPQLQTLYPQAELIVPQESL from the coding sequence ATGAAAGTATTATTAATTTGCTCCTCCGGTGGACATTTTAAAGGACTCCAGCAATTGCAACCTTTTTGGGAAAATCACGAACGAGTCTGGGTAACTTTTAAAACTGCAACCACACAAGCCGCTTTAACTGAAGAAAAAGTGTATTGGGCTTATAGTCCCACCAATCGCAATTTACCTAATTTGTTCAGAAATTTGCTTCTAGCCTTTCAAGTAATTAGCAAAACCAAACCAGATTTAATCTTGTCTACTGGTGCTGGTGTCGCTGTCCCTTTTCTCATTCTTGGCAAATTATTTGGTAGTCAGACAGTGTTTGTCGAATCTGTGACGCGGATTATTACTTTGAGTTTATCCGCTAGGTTAGTTTTACCTTTTCTCAGCGTTTTATATGTGCAGTGGCCGCAACTGCAAACCCTTTATCCTCAAGCCGAATTAATCGTTCCTCAAGAAAGTTTATGA